ttcttttatagaataagggctcctcacttattacatatttacctttttatttattacataattacatttgagtcctccgagtatttatacgagatctaaatacagaggccctaagtatggtacaaacaaacctGAAAGTAAATGAAGAAATGTGCCCAGTTCTCCCAAGTAACCCCTATCCGCCATGTCCATGGTCCTCCACAACAGAAACCTTCCACCATAATCATTCATTCATGAAAGCGCTTTCGGCTTTTGACTTTTTCAAAAAAGTGATTCCTTTtattcgagagagagagagagagagagagagagagagagagagagaggaatggATGCTACAAAGGTAGGAAAAATGAAGGAGTCCATTAGCAAATGCAACTCAAACCTTACAATTATCCACACCCCATCTCTCGCCTTCTTCAAGTCCTATCTTCAAAGGTTTGATCAACTTTTCTATCTTTGTATATGATCATATACAATGGTATATTGATTGTATATTGAGAGGATGTGGTGGGTGGCTGAAACccagaaggaaggaaggaaagatGGGTTTCTCGGAGAAAATAGAGTGAGAAAGAAAGCTCGAGTTGCAGTGtgggagagagaaaaagaaagtgagGGGTTGAAAAGAAATCCTAGGGCTGGAGGTAGGATTTTGTTATGCTTAGCATTCATTAGTGAGGGGTTGAAAAGAAATCCTAGGGTTGGAGGTAGGATTTTGTTATGCTTAGCATTCATTCTCAAATTCTATAAAATCTCTTATTGAATGAAATCCTTCAAAATCTATGAATTTTTGAATACCTATAGATTTGCATAGACTCTataaaaatcttttaaaatcctagTTGACTACACAAGGATTATAGAGTCTTTCAAAATCTTTTAATCGACTGCCCCTCTATTTGAATAGACTTTTTAAAATCTTgtaaaatcctaattgactaCACTAAAattctaaagtcttttaaaatcctttaaaatccttATTTGACTACACCCCACTTAATCCCTCTCTTATGCATAagagttaaaaattaaaagtccTATTTCACTCCATATGCATAGGAGATGATATAATCTGCACAACCATATTTTTggtagaaaattaaaaaaaaaaaaagaagtccgTTGCAatatttgttaattaaaaaaCACTTAGACAACTTTCTTTATAATTAAGTGCACCTTTTATCATCATGAATACTTTCATTATtattaaagattttttttaattaaaacccTCATGAAGTGTGACTTCTTAGTTGTTTTTCATccttataatataaaaaatatccttaataataagaaaaaaaaactttcaaggAACTTTTCATTAGTTCTCCCTATTATAGGgtcaaatatgactttatagctttTATAGGTTCATGCATCATAGAGAATGTTTTCATACTTCGaagacgtttcaaatatcttcctttattttaagcgtacctgattggcagaaaataataaaaacctttgaatttgtaggagATCCTTCTCGTAAAGCTGGAATTGCATCTTCAAtacgttgtatcacgttcaacacaaacaaaattaaattgaatcaataacatgtagatcaatttaataaaataataaattaattggaaAAAGAATGATTACAACGTAATACTtatcaaattgaagatcaaactctctttagtacagcgtcaagagcgtgctgataacgtgttgcatgcataatttactgaacaagtatggaggccagagagagagatgaggtgtggcatagagagagaatagagagatgtgtacttgtgggtgtgttctattccatcTCATTGTGCCTATAaattatttatagtagtagggaaagttaattccttacccttttaggattacaactcttaataggtaatcaactcctaataggaatataagagatattcctagatctactaggatttacacaatcatattcataatctaataggacGGTAACACCTtgcaatattttttaattaaaaaacgcTTAAACAACTTTCTTTATAATTAAGCGCACTTTTTATTATCAGGAATACTTTCTTTATCATTAAAGattgtttttaaattaaaactcTCGTGAAATGTGACTCCTTTTTGGTTTTTCGTCTTTGTAATATAAAAATATccttaataataagaaaaaaaagctTTCTAATGAACTTTTCATTGGTTCTCCCTATTATAGGGTCAAACATGACTTTATAGCTTTTAATATTTTCCTACAGATTGGAGATGTTTTTAAAGGTGAAAAATATGAATACACTTTTATTGTTTTAATCTCGACTTTTGACATCAAATCAAAAAACAAGAGACCATGAATTCTTAGTCGACATGTAAACCAAAACAACCGAACTCATTAATAATTCAATATATTTAAGCATAGGCCATACCGCTCATTTTCTCCACAGTGTCAATCATATTCTCCAATAATCCTCTCATGTATCgcccattttattttttccaacaAAGGGTGCTATCACCAAAGCTACCAAGCCCTCCACGCAGGAATCGGACTACACCAAAGTTTGTGGACGAAGACTTGCAGAAAACCTCACCGGACCTCAATGTACACTTCTCCTTCGGGCATGAATTAAGCCCTTGCAACTTGTCACTCCGATGTATTCTAAACTTGCAGGAATGGGGCTAGAATAAAGGGACATGATCGTTCACCTTACATGGAACATCGAACGAATCCATCAGAATAGGGAAACAAATGGAGCATGAgatcactcttttttttttttttaaatttcttgaaCAAACAGTGAGCGTCGAGATGTTTTATTGCCTCCCTCATTGATGGAAATCGGTGATGATATCGGACTTCTCAAAAAGGCTACAAAATTATTATTGAAGAAcccgaaaactaaaaactaatcgAAATGGTTCTCAAAAGAGCCCTTAATTAGATAGATAAAGTAACATAACGAGTGTtatttaaacataaaaaatagtACAAATTTGCTTGCAGTCAACTCCTCTCCAAGtggggaaagaaaaagaaaagcagtTTTTTCCTAATTAGTTAAAAACACAATCACCTAATACAACTAACCAATGCCTTTTTTTCTTCAGTGTTTCAGAATGGCAGAGTAGGACATAAGAGAGGCAAGCTAGATCTCCACAAGACTGTTCACATGCGAAACAATCCTTGCATTCTGATCAAGTTCATCACCCAAACATTGAGTTTCTTTAGTCTTCAGGTCATGTGTATGCAATTTTCCGCCACTCCGATACAAGACCACATTTCCACCGGCAAACAGTATATAATTAGTCATCATTCGATGGTTATAAGTCGTTGAATCGAATGGTGGAGGGGATAGACTAATCTGATGTTTCGTTTCCCATGCCTTGACATTGCTGTGCATCCCCATAGTGTTCGTGTAGGCGTTAGACAACACTTTCACAGTTAGTCCTGTAAGACTAGGCTTTGCCAGACAAAGCTTTCCATCCATCCGACCCAGGGCCCCAATTCCTCCTGTTTCACAAAAACTGCCAGAAAGTTGTGCGCGCTCCATCGCCAGGTCAAAAACAAGAATCTGATAATCCAATACCCAATAAACTATGTCATTCACATGAACACCGGTTCTTGGCACGGGTGGATGATTGCCAAAGTAAATCTCACCAGAAACTCTCCAAGACTCATCCCTGGAGGAATAGATCTCAAACTCATATCCATTGTCAAAATCAACGGATGGAAAAACACATACGAGCTTGTACTCAGCCACAAAATTGAGCAAAGATGGTTCAAAGATGAGAACAATAGCAGGGTTGCATCCGTGATCCGCGTTTGGCTTGGGAAGTTTTTTCCACTTCCTAGTAACAGGATTGCAAATGTAGTAAGCCTTATAGCCATCACGACCCTGGCAGCAAAGTAAtccattggaagaagtccttATCTCAACCGGCTCAGGCAAGAAGTTCAGAGGTGGATCTGGAACACCATACGCATTGGGGTCAAGAGATATGAATGAAGGTGGGGCTGTGCCGGATTGACAAAAGAAGCCCGAGATATCATGAAAGCTATTTGACTGCTTGTGGGCAAAGAAAGGGGTTGTGATATCGAGCTTCCAGTCCCTACAAACTCCAGTGAACCTGAAAAGTGATTTAGCAGGTAGAAACTGGAGGGCATGGTTCCTAATGATGTCCTTGAGGTCCATGTATAAAATACTGTTTATGTTTGCTACCAACTTATTTGCTCTCCTCCCCCGATCCATCACGCTCATCTTCCTCTCCTCCGACAACAATCAATCTCCAAAACGTCTCAGAAAGAACTGTTAAGATTACAGGTTCACCAATGTAAACTAAACAAAAAGTGACATTTGAATACACAAGCAAACACAACCAGTACAAAATTAGACCTCTCTCTTGTATTTAAATGCTTTCATACTTGACAGAGTACCAAATGCAAATTCGATTTTATACGCAAAAACCTGAAAGGATATCGTAACTCATAAATTTCATAATCGATTTCTAAAAACTAGACCCGGCGAAATCGAGCAAACAACCATCAATCCCTATCAGTTTCTGCATATTCTCTGAATTTAAATTACATGATGCCACTTCACATTTTGGGATCTCAGAGTATATTAAAAGACGAGATTACCAACCTGAAGAACTCGCCATAATCAACTTGCACACAGATTATAGAATCTACCAATTTTCATACACTTACAAATTGAGAGCATACACaaactgaaaattgaaaaagaaaacgcTTTCCCCAGATTTTCTGAGCTGCCAAACAGACGATAACAGAAATGAAAACACCAAAATCCGCCTATCACAATCAAGACACAGACAACACAGAAAGTGAAACCCTAGACTAAGAACTCTAAGTAATTTCCATGGCAAAATGCGAACAAACTGGAAGCATACGGCATTAATGTACAAATTTACAGAGAGTTAATCCCGATTAACAACAATAATTAATCAATCAAATCGAATAATTCAAAGTGACAGTAGAGAGATGGTGAGTGATCGTACCTATCGGATTCGCCAAATCGGGGAGGAGAGGTCTCGATCGGGAcgaagaaattgaagaaaaacagGTGTTGAGATTTTGGACTCTGCTGGGGGTTTTGGGCTCCTCTTTCTATTGTGTGAAGTATGACTATGGCTTGACTAATAAAGCGAAGTCAATTGGGGTTGTTTGCATTCGGGGAGACGTGTGTTCTGGTTCTGAATAGAACTATATTTCTATTCCGTTCAGGACACTTGaccgaatttgaaccatattattgttataCCTATTGTGAAGCTAAGCCCACCCTCTTCtctttagtgttgtttgggcccaaaataatgttTTGGGCCGAGCTTAGAGTCGTTCTTAATCCAGTAACATTCATATAGAATATTGTCCTTGGCTGTCCAGCCAAGGTTGACCGAGTCCTATTACAAAGAGGATTGGTTTAGATAAATGTGAGGTAGTTGAACCCTAATGCAACAAGGAATCTTAAAGCTAAGGATGCTTAGAATTAGGGGATGAATCTGGTTCGTTAAGAAGCTTGGTTCAAAGTTCTATAGGGGTTAGGATTGGCCGAAATCTGATCAGATTGGGTTGAGGAGTTCTAATCCAAGTAAATTTCTAGTTCGGCCATAAGGGGGTTCACTGCTATAAATAGAGAggggagtgcatcattcaaatgCCCCcttcaaatcaacacacaaattgtcatgcgcaaagcttctcaacaaccCTGAGATTTTTTCCTCTTCCCTTTTAtctcgccaacacatctttagtttggatagacagcactgtgaaggcaactggcaacatcttcagtttggatagacaACACTGGAGCCTTAAAATCAGCCAACCAaagagcaccttcagtttggataaacaacactgcttcgaggccgactggttatttatctAAGTCTCGGTCAACAAAGATTTCagagtccttgttggtagaagtcatctcattagccttcttggtgaagtgaggtgttaccaagTTACTAGGCTCGACACATTGAAAGTCgagttttatgattggatattcacaagtacaTTTTAGAGTTTGGCATTCTGACGGCCTAACCACATTTACAATCAAGACATTTATCTATTTCGAGTATTTGTGTTCGTACAGTCTGTTACTAGTTTGGTATACTTAAACTCTCACGAATATAATTACCGAGACCGAACCCGACGCTGACAATTTGTGAACATTGAagaaactagcagccttgtcttcaggctctagaacccgaaggccaagacgtgttccttcctcggccgcaatcgctaGATCAAGAAGTTAGTAGCGCGTCCAAcgccacatcaacatattttacttcACGGCCGaactcggccgacgagttggcatgcctgCATATAACCGAAAAATGTAGtttgcttattaattactcggcctgcacgCCACAtaggcttgatagtttttaaggtcaacaagtatagataatatcgtttgttaaaaaaaaatgaaggtttACTGGTTTAGGGAAAGGTATGAGGAAGGGAGGAGGATTCTCTCATCtcttaatctctctctctctttcctttcctCTTATTTGAGCAGTTATGATTAagtcacatcaatattttatattaatttttttatagagtcAAAAAGTAAAATGTGAGATGAGGGAAGGGAATGAGAGGGGAATATAAAGGGAGATAATCCTCCTCTATGAGGAAAACCATGGAAGGCTAAGAGCGATGATGAGGCTAGGATTTGGGCATTTCTTTGGTTACAAAGTTTCATTTATTAGTGTAGAAGATTGTAGTATAAGTGCTTTTATTACCATCCAGTGTCTTATGTCTCCACTcactttttaataaaatttttagTTACAAGTTCGCCTATTTGTAAAATGACCGATAAAAACCTTAAaagatatataataataataggtTGGGTGCAGAAAAGCTAACAAGAGCCCTAGACTTACATTGGGTtgtgaaatgaatgaaatgaaccATATGTAAGCGAatccgcaaaaaaaaaaaaaaaagatgaggaTAGAAATAATTCTAAAACTAAAAAATGTGGATGGCATTTCCAATTAAAGTGTAAGAAGCTAGCAATTGATGATGATTGGATTTTAATGGTAGTTATTGGAGTGCATAATCACATCAACATAGATATTTGGAGGGCTATTCATTTGTTGgtagaaaaaaatatttatgtgATAATTAACCTTTTCCATTTGGGCTGGAGATGAATTTTTTACTGGTGGGCGTAATTGAGATGTAGCCCTAACTTACATGCCTTAAcaaaagagtaatgctaaggaggctaaaattgtaaactaaataatgtgtcaccaataagaaataaacatgttaatcaatatttaagtaatagtGCAATCATAAATTTCCATGTcattttgtttacaaaatttagtctacaaaatTTAGTCCTCTAACATTACCCTTAACAAAAATGTTACCCCTCTTGTTGCATAAGAAAGTGAACAAAATAGCAAAAATGTTATCTTGATCACCTGACCAATGCTCCAGCGAATTTGGAGCCTTCTAGATGatggtcaaatgaccattttgccCCCAACTTCGTTCGTTTAtaactttttcgttataactccacaTTACATTCTGTTTGCACCAACTTGTTCGtaacaatgagaactataaggaTACGTTAATAGAATAGGTCATACGTTGCACGGTACGaaggtcaacaaaagtcaatgaTTTcacctcgaagggcattttcgtaaattcacacattaaaattataaaaaccgaAATATTTATGGACGGGTTGTTACAAACATacactccaacttgagggggagtgttaaggAAGATATCTTAAATTGATTAAGTCAATATTCTAGTTACCACATTGAAACGTGATTTAAATTTTTCTCCCTCATTTAGTCATGGTAAGACAAAGGAAGAAATTAACAAGGAAGCACAACACATGGCAAGGAATAAGTAGTGAAGCATAACACGCAACAAGGAAGGGTCAATGCATCTAGGAGAACCAAAATAGCCCACAATGGTGCAAAGTTTTGGAACCAAAATGATAAAATCTAACAGTTTTAAGCTCAAAGGTCACAAGATTCAAGATAAAGTCAAAAGAGTTGCAAGATTAATTACtacaaaaactaaaagaaaatggagttttaaatttaacaaacatTGTTGAATAGCTAACAAAACAGAACCCCCCAGTAACACTTGCTCTCAATTAAACTAAAAACCCCCACAAGAACTTCCCTATAAACTTAGAACGCCTTGGATTATGATGAGTCATTTGAGCCAATAGGAGATCCAACAGCAAAGACATCTTCAATAGGGGCATCTCCAGTGCGGGCCACTACTAAAACCTTCtgcatcttcatcttcatcaaaaGAATAGGAAAATCTGATGTGTTTGCCTTTCGAGGTAGAAGTAGAAGAGACATGATGATGAACATTGATGGTCACACCCTTTCCTTTAGTAGCATAGATTGCGGCCATCTTGGCAGCAACGACACTTGAATGGCTGGAGGAAGTAGCAATATGATAAGACGCGTGTGACAGAGTCATGGGACGTTGAGGGACAAGTTTTGGAGGATGTAGAGACGGCTCGAGGACAAATGATGGATGATTTAGGGAAGTTTGACTCAGAGATGGTGTGGAGATTGAGTGTCTAATCAAGGATTTGAAATCAACAAATTGCTTTCTAAGGGAGTTGATTTCAGACTTTAGATAAGCTATTTTTCTGTCTTGAGAGGCATTTGGCGGAGGAACTGGTTTAGGATCACCCTGAGCTACAACACACATTACATCGCTTAGGTTCATCACATTTCTGTCAAGATCCTTAGTGGTTCTAGGACAAAGATCATTCGGACTTTTTTTAACACCAACATGTTCACATAACTGAGTGATCAGACAAGGATGAATGGTAGACCCTCTCTGGTGGGTTCAAACACGTTTGGACTTAGACATAATTGActtgaaaatcagaaaccaaaAGGCACATCACAGTGAGTTAACATGGCAAACAATACTCTGGCTGACTTAATGGTAGGGTTACCATTGTTTGACATTCCTAAGACATTTCTACGGATAAAATCAGACCAAATCCTATAGAAAGGTTTGAGATGAGACTTTGACACCTGCCCTTTAACGAGTGGAATAGACTGATCAACATAGGCCTCACGATGGTAGGCACTTAAGTCATATTGACTAGTTGCAACATTATATTTTGATGACACGGAAGTAGAAGACAGATCAAGTTCAAGGACAGTACAAATGATAGACGGGTCAAAAGCAACCATAACACCACGAATATAAACGACCCTACCTAACTCAAGAAAGTTCGACGGAATATTAGAGTAAAACTCTTGAACCATAGAAATATTGTAATTGGGAGGAAGAGAGTTTACCCTATGAAGCCTGTACTGTTCAATGAGGTCATCAAAACAGATAACGTCAGACAAGGAAAGATCATCCCAGATGATTTGTCGTTCACGCATAACCTTTCGAGCAGCCACCGTAGAGAAGAAATTCTTGGCTTGAGTGGATGAAAATATGGGATCTTGATTATCAGTTGCAACTTTAGAGGAATTCCTCGCAGTCTGTGATCGAGTAGAGTAACGAAAGGGTTGAGCACGGACAATAGTAGTGTTTCCGACCATTGGTAAGTGAAAGTTTTCGGCGAGATAGATTTAGAGTTTGAAAAATGAGGGAAGGAAATCAAACAGGGCAAACGGCACAAACTAAGGTATGGTAAAAACCTATATAGGTTAGAGAAGGTTGAAAACTAGGAGATTGTGGAAAGGTCTAAGCCGTATTATGAAAACCAATGGATGAGATGCAACAATTAAAACAGATGGTGCAAAGACAAGAATACCTTTAATTAACCTCACGTTTCTGATTAGACCACGTGACTAGTCAGAATGTTGAAATTAATTACAACAAAAGTAGTTAAGTGCAACAAGATGAAACCATGAGAGAAGATAACACACAAACATAAGAAAACACGCCACATATACAAACCTAGTACCATTTGAGCTATAGCCAACTGAATTTTAAGAGAAAATCCAAGAATAAACAAATTCAATAACCAAGCATCCAAGACAATTTTGATAATAAATATTCGACAAAGCAAGTACATTTGAAAGGAAACATGCAATGCAATACTTCAGAACCAATTTTTTATGGATACACAATGAAGGCACAACACAAATTAACACTTGCTCATACCACATCCATGATGTGTCCAGGTATAGGAAAGAGATTGTTGACAACCAATGAAAACTAAGTTTCACGCAAGTAAgcaaggatttgattcaaaagctaaccaaacttttaataaccCGTTGAGATTAAGTCACaatcctcacaaaaaaaaattaagctaaTATCTAAACACAAAACTACTCACAATGAAGAACCAAGCTTAGTAGAACTTTTGAGATGGAAAATGTGATATGGAGCACATAACCATAGATATGATTGGAGAGAATTGCATTTAGACAATCCAAGACACATTTTGACCCCTTCTTGAGACAGAGAgaaatgaatttaatatttcATGACATTGCATGAGACAATACTTTTGAGAAATTTTCCCTTTTCCCCTTTTTGAACCTTTGAGAACTTTGCTCATGAGTGAATAGATTGAAGCTCAGATAAATGATTTTACTTTGAGATGACAATGAAAGACAAAATAGGTGGTGTTTTGTACTGGAAAAGTCACTTAGCCCAATTTATAGAGAAGAATTATCACTACACCTCAATCAAGACCAAAGTAAGCCTAACCCTTAGATCAACAAGTGCTTTTGTCAAATAAAACAAAGATTTTTCACAAGCTATTTGCCATAACAAGGAGAACCTTTGACATCACAGAGAAGGAATTAAACAAGGTTAGTCTACAAAATGCTAACATGTGAGACATTTAAGAAATGCACAAAGTGACAAACAAACTAAACTGATAAGTTGATTGACGAGACAGGTGCAAGAACATCAAAAGAGACATCAAAAGGTTATCAAGGTTCTCAAGTACATCAAAAGTGCACTTGGACAAGGTATTTTTCTGCCTTCTACAAGATCATTGCAATTAAAGGCATTTTGCAATGCCGACCGGGCTAGATGCAAGGATACGAGAAGGTCAATAACGAGTTATGTATTTTACTTGGTCAAGCACCAATTTCttggaaaacaaagaaacaaaccacTGTATCCCGCTCCAATGCAGAGGCCGAGTATCGTTCCATGGCCACTACATGTTGCAAGATTACATGGTCGAAGAACATCTTGAAAGATTTGAGAGTTATCCATCCACAACCTGTCACATTCTTTTGTGACAATTAGACG
Above is a window of Malus sylvestris chromosome 15, drMalSylv7.2, whole genome shotgun sequence DNA encoding:
- the LOC126605572 gene encoding F-box protein At5g07610-like, with protein sequence MSVMDRGRRANKLVANINSILYMDLKDIIRNHALQFLPAKSLFRFTGVCRDWKLDITTPFFAHKQSNSFHDISGFFCQSGTAPPSFISLDPNAYGVPDPPLNFLPEPVEIRTSSNGLLCCQGRDGYKAYYICNPVTRKWKKLPKPNADHGCNPAIVLIFEPSLLNFVAEYKLVCVFPSVDFDNGYEFEIYSSRDESWRVSGEIYFGNHPPVPRTGVHVNDIVYWVLDYQILVFDLAMERAQLSGSFCETGGIGALGRMDGKLCLAKPSLTGLTVKVLSNAYTNTMGMHSNVKAWETKHQISLSPPPFDSTTYNHRMMTNYILFAGGNVVLYRSGGKLHTHDLKTKETQCLGDELDQNARIVSHVNSLVEI